In the Hordeum vulgare subsp. vulgare chromosome 7H, MorexV3_pseudomolecules_assembly, whole genome shotgun sequence genome, one interval contains:
- the LOC123410476 gene encoding uncharacterized membrane protein YjcL-like, with translation MDRAAGMPPPVSPLLSSPSPPLHLHRRPRPLAPRSPRLPLRRLWRDGGGDGCQPSRLRHVRPPRAVPIIAPGDQWGNWAFLLSAAAFGTWAEERTAWGAALSGALVSILAGLAASSAGLVAPGAPAQAVVMEYLLPVAVPLLLLGADLRRVVRATGDLLKAFLIGSVATVIGTTVAYLLFPMRSLGQDGWKIAAALMGSYIGGAVNFVAISEALGTTPSVVAAGVAADNLISALYFTALFALASKIPPEPKSASSPEDGGEGEPRGSMSVLHGGAALALSFTICRAGTGIAAGLGVGIGGTLPCVTALVVALATAFPGVLGRLAPSGETMALILMQVFFTVVGANGSVVDAVTKAPAVFAFAAVQVAVHLAVVLGVGRLAGLDRKQLLIASNANVGGPTTAAAMATAKGWSSLVVPGILVGIFGISIATFFGIGFGMFVLRRISGF, from the exons ATGGATCGCGCGGCCGGCATGCCGCCGCCCGTCTCCCCGCTCCTCTCTTCCCCATCGCCGCCCCTCCACCTTCACCGCCGTCCCCGGCCTCTAGCGCCTCGGTCACCGCGGTTGCCGCTCCGTCGCCTCTggcgcgacggcggcggcgacgggtgCCAGCCGTCGAGGCTCCGGCATGTCCGGCCGCCGCGCGCCGTTCCCATCATCGCGCCCGGCGACCAGTGGGGCAACTGGGCGTTCCTCCTCTCCGCCGCGGCCTTCGGCACCTG GGCGGAGGAGCGGACGGCGTGGGGCGCGGCGCTGAGCGGGGCGCTGGTGAGCATCCTCGCGGGGCTGGCGGCGTCGTCGGCGGGGCTGGTGGCGCCCGGCGCGCCCGCGCAGGCCGTCGTCATGGAGTACCTGCTCCCCGTCGCCGTGCCGCTCCTGCTCCTCGGCGCCGACCTCCGCCGCGTCGTCCGCGCCACCGGCGACCTCCTCAAGGCCTTCCTCATCGGATCAG TTGCAACGGTGATCGGCACGACGGTGGCTTACTTGCTGTTCCCGATGAGGTCTCTCGGCCAGGATGGctggaagatcgccgccgctctcaTGGGGAGCTACATTGGCGGAG CGGTGAATTTCGTTGCGATTTCGGAGGCGCTGGGCACGACGCCGTCGGTGGTGGCGGCCGGCGTGGCGGCGGACAACCTCATCTCGGCGCTCTACTTCACGGCTCTCTTCGCGCTGGCGTCCAAGATACCGCCGGAGCCGAAAAGCGCCTCGTCCCCGGAGGACGGCGGCGAGGGCGAGCCCCGGGGCAGCATGTCCGTGCTGCACGGCGGCGCGGCGCTGGCGCTGTCGTTCACTATCTGCAGGGCCGGGACGGGGATAGCGGCGGGGCTGGGCGTCGGGATCGGCGGCACGCTGCCGTGCGTGACGGCGCTGGTGGTGGCCCTGGCGACGGCGTTCCCGGGAGTGCTCGGCCGGCTGGCGCCGTCGGGCGAGACCATGGCGCTGATCCTGATGCAGGTGTTCTTCACGGTGGTGGGCGCGAACGGCAGCGTGGTGGACGCGGTGACCAAGGCGCCCGCCGTGTTCGCGTTCGCGGCTGTGCAGGTGGCCGTGCACCTCGCCGTGGTGCTCGGGGTCGGGAGGCTGGCGGGGCTCGACAGGAAGCAGCTGCTCATCGCGTCCAACGCCAACGTCGGCGGGCCGACcacggccgccgccatggccacgGCGAAAGGGTGGAGCTCACTCGTCGTGCCCGGCATCCTCGTCGGCATCTTTGGGATCTCCATCGCCACGTTCTTCGGCATCGGCTTCGGCATGTTCGTGCTTCGGAGAATTTCCGGCTTCTAG